DNA sequence from the Actinomycetota bacterium genome:
TTGACTGCGATGGCGGGCGGCGGCTGCGGTGAGGGCTGGCCACGGACGGCCACGCTGTACCTGCCGCGGTTCGCCCCGGGGCCGCCGTGGCGGATCCGGACCAGGTAGCTCCCGGCCGTGAGCCCGACTTCCACCCTCCGACCGGCATCACCGTCGCGGTCGACGACCAGCGCAGAGGCGTCGTCGGGCCCGTACAGCGCCAGTGCGGCATCCGCCAGGCCATCGGCCTCTATGACGTAGGTGCCCGCTGCGGCGACGACGAACTGGTAGTGGTCCTGCTCGCCATCCGTCCCGATCGCTGTGCAGATCGGCGGGGCACCGACCACCAAGGGTACTGTGCCGAGCGGGAGGTCGGTGCCGTAGCGGTAGCCCAGGGCCCGGTGGTTGAGCAGGTCTCCAGGCCGCTTCGTGGTGTACCCGACGGTGAACGGGTCGTCGAGGCCTTGCCCGATGGGGCCTTCACCGGGCTGCAGGTACGGGGAGTAGTCGGGATGGCGCTCCTGCCAGACCGCCCATAACCGATCCGCGTTGCAGGCGTGCAACCAGAACGCTGGGTCGTTCGGGGCGGTCGCGGAAGCCATTGTGCGGCCGACCCAGGCGGGCACGCTGCTGTGCAGGAGCTCGTCGAGGACCGCGGCGAAGCGGTGGAAGGGAGTGCAACCCAGCACGGCGTCCAGCTGGGCCGGGGTGGGGAGGGGCGGAGTGGGTCCGAGCCGGCGCCGCAGTGCCGGACCGGGATCCATGGGCGAGGACGTCTCGACCAACCGCCAGGCTCCGGAAGCGAAGGCGAACGGGCCGGTGGTCACCACCTCGTCGGGCCCGTCGCCGCCGCCACCCAGGAAGTCGGTGTCCCACAGCGACGACCCGCCGGATCGGTCCACGGTCCAGTCCCAGTAGGGCAGGGTCACATCGGGATCGATGGCCTGCAGGTCGAGCTCGAACTGGTGCAGGAACTCCCGGTTCCAGGGCAGGAAGGCCGGTCCGAAGCGGGCCGGTCCGCCAGCCGTGAACACGCGTCGGCGCTCGGCCACGTACCGATCGTACGCCCCGTTCGCCTTGAGCTGTAGGAGCGCTTCGACGAACGCTCGACGCTGCTCAGGCGTCAGACGCCTGTGATCCTTCCTCTCGCCCATACGGCTCCTACAGACGGCCTGCGAAGATGTGGGACAACCTGAACCGGCGAGTCATCGCGCCAGTTCACGCGGTCGCGGCGCCGGTTCACGCGGTCGTGTCAGGGAGGATGGCCGCAGGGTGTCTCGGCCCTGTCTCATGGCGACGGATGGGCAGCCGCACGACCCTCTCAGGAGTTCCCCCGGGTGCCCGCCGGCCCGTCAGGCGCGTCCGGTCCTCATCGAGCGCACGTCGTGGGTGAGCCCAGCCGTGGGCGCATCGCCTCCGCACGGTGCGCGCGGCAGGAGGTCGCTGCGGCTGTCGTCAGCCCGCTTCTTCGCGGAGTCGGCGGACCTCCGAAGCGCGGTAGCGGCGGTGGCCTCCGAGGGTCCGGATCGGTTGGAGCTTGCCCTGGTTCGCCCACCGCGTGACCGTCTTGGGGTCGACACCGAACACCCTGGCGACCTCAGCGGGCGTGAGCAACTCGTCGTGGTCGTCGCGGTCGCGGCGCGGCGTTCTGTCGTCGTTCGGCACGGTGACCCCTCCGCAGCGCCGAGACGGTGCCTGCTCCAGTCGACACGATAGGGGACAGCGGCCTGCGGGGCGCCGCTGGTCAGCGCAGGAGCCCCAGTCGGAACCCGCGGGCGACGGCGCTGGTGCGGTCGGATACGCCCAGCTTGGCCAGCATGTTGGCCACATGGGTCTTGACCGTCCGCGGCGACAGCACCAGTCGTTCGGCGATCTGCTGGTTGGTCAGCCCCTCGGACATCAGCCTGAGCACGTCGCGCTCGCGGCCGGTGAGCGACGGTGGCTCAGAACTCGGTACGTCGCCGCGCCACACCTCCACAAGGTGGACCGTCACCTGCGGCGGTATCGCGGGTTCGCCCCGGGTCACGGCGGCGACCGCCTGGCGCAGCTCTACCAGCGGTGCCGACGTCATCACGAACCCGTCCGCGCCGGCCGAGACCGCGTCGCGGAGATCGGCCGGCGTGAAGTCGTCGGAGAGGAGCAGAACCGGCACGTCGCTGCGGGCGGCCTTGGCAGCTGCCACCGCCTGGAACGCTGCGGGATCTTCGCCGCCAGACGCCACCACCAGGACGTGCGGTGACCTGGTACGCACTGTCTCCGCCGCCTGCGAGAGGGTCGCTTCCGAAACGACGTGGCCGGCACCGGTCAAGGCGGCACGTACCCCGGCACGTACCACCGGTCGGTCGTCGGCGACGGCGACGAGCGTTGCAGGTGGCGGTGCGTCGCTGTGGTGATCGTCGGGGAGCGTCGTTCGCATGGGGACCTTGCCAAGGCTCGCGCGGTAGCTGCAGCGCAGCGTGCCGTGGCATCGGGCCTGCCAACATCCCCCGGGTGGGCGGTTCTCGCGAGGTTGCGCCG
Encoded proteins:
- a CDS encoding BldC family transcriptional regulator; amino-acid sequence: MPNDDRTPRRDRDDHDELLTPAEVARVFGVDPKTVTRWANQGKLQPIRTLGGHRRYRASEVRRLREEAG
- a CDS encoding response regulator transcription factor — its product is MRTTLPDDHHSDAPPPATLVAVADDRPVVRAGVRAALTGAGHVVSEATLSQAAETVRTRSPHVLVVASGGEDPAAFQAVAAAKAARSDVPVLLLSDDFTPADLRDAVSAGADGFVMTSAPLVELRQAVAAVTRGEPAIPPQVTVHLVEVWRGDVPSSEPPSLTGRERDVLRLMSEGLTNQQIAERLVLSPRTVKTHVANMLAKLGVSDRTSAVARGFRLGLLR
- a CDS encoding tyrosinase family protein, encoding MGERKDHRRLTPEQRRAFVEALLQLKANGAYDRYVAERRRVFTAGGPARFGPAFLPWNREFLHQFELDLQAIDPDVTLPYWDWTVDRSGGSSLWDTDFLGGGGDGPDEVVTTGPFAFASGAWRLVETSSPMDPGPALRRRLGPTPPLPTPAQLDAVLGCTPFHRFAAVLDELLHSSVPAWVGRTMASATAPNDPAFWLHACNADRLWAVWQERHPDYSPYLQPGEGPIGQGLDDPFTVGYTTKRPGDLLNHRALGYRYGTDLPLGTVPLVVGAPPICTAIGTDGEQDHYQFVVAAAGTYVIEADGLADAALALYGPDDASALVVDRDGDAGRRVEVGLTAGSYLVRIRHGGPGANRGRYSVAVRGQPSPQPPPAIAV